One window of Pseudomonas urmiensis genomic DNA carries:
- a CDS encoding sn-glycerol-3-phosphate transporter: protein MSRQFLLAIALLLWSTAASAGQSEPQGDYWYIQTSAYTRHWSPDPEHNNHQRLIGIERVYSDGLLWGGATFKNSFNQRSYYGYVGKVWEHERFPLYAKLSAGLIQGYKGEYKDKIPLNHLGVAPVIIPGIGAHWGPVAAEFVVLGAAAGMVNVGLRF, encoded by the coding sequence ATGAGCAGACAATTTTTGCTAGCTATTGCCCTACTCCTCTGGAGCACCGCAGCCAGCGCTGGGCAAAGCGAGCCACAGGGCGATTACTGGTACATCCAGACCAGCGCCTATACCCGCCACTGGAGCCCCGACCCAGAGCACAACAATCACCAACGTCTGATCGGTATCGAACGGGTGTACAGCGATGGGCTGCTCTGGGGCGGGGCGACATTCAAGAACTCGTTCAACCAGCGCTCCTACTATGGCTACGTCGGCAAAGTCTGGGAGCATGAGCGGTTTCCGCTCTATGCCAAGCTCAGTGCAGGCCTGATCCAGGGCTACAAAGGCGAATACAAAGACAAGATCCCGCTCAACCATTTGGGCGTTGCGCCGGTAATCATTCCGGGCATCGGTGCGCATTGGGGGCCGGTGGCTGCAGAGTTTGTGGTGCTCGGCGCGGCAGCGGGAATGGTCAACGTGGGGCTTCGGTTCTAG
- a CDS encoding VOC family protein — protein sequence MTSKNTICLWYEWAAQEAAEFYAKTFPDSKVLAVHKAPADYPSGKAGDVITVEFSVMGIPCIGLNGGPVFKHNEAFSFQVATDDQAETDRLWNAIVGNGGEESVCGWCKDKWGISWQITPRILIQAIANPDQAAAKRAFEAMMQMGKIDVAKIEAALNPRTEAPR from the coding sequence ATGACCAGCAAGAACACTATTTGCCTGTGGTATGAGTGGGCGGCGCAGGAGGCGGCCGAGTTCTACGCCAAGACCTTCCCGGACAGCAAGGTGCTGGCAGTGCATAAGGCCCCAGCCGACTATCCCTCGGGGAAGGCGGGCGATGTGATTACTGTCGAGTTCAGCGTGATGGGCATTCCCTGCATCGGCCTCAATGGAGGGCCGGTGTTCAAGCACAACGAGGCGTTCTCGTTCCAGGTTGCTACCGACGATCAGGCCGAAACCGATCGTTTGTGGAATGCCATCGTCGGCAATGGCGGCGAGGAGAGTGTCTGTGGTTGGTGCAAGGACAAATGGGGTATTTCCTGGCAAATCACCCCAAGGATTCTCATCCAGGCCATTGCCAATCCTGACCAAGCCGCCGCCAAGCGGGCGTTCGAGGCGATGATGCAGATGGGCAAGATCGACGTCGCCAAGATTGAGGCGGCGTTGAACCCTAGAACCGAAGCCCCACGTTGA
- a CDS encoding protein phosphatase 2C domain-containing protein: protein MHFDLIQSLSLAGKPEVPNDDRIGCADQHAWVIDGATDLGPPGLLGERGGAAWLAAAAQRAFHGASGALQQVCESVFVAVATNYAQAQRREPVAAWELPRAAFAAVALEGAELSCAYMGDCVVLHRSAQGIGFLTPEPDREAERAEAAALGPGTGAFGVRTPAVVADRRAARERPKAVLSIDAQQARDGTRYVRSAVSVGDEVILMSDGFAALFDTYDVYDPAGFIAQLEAHGLAALAQTLRAIEQEDAACLRYPRFKASDDASAIWLRVA, encoded by the coding sequence ATGCATTTCGACCTGATCCAAAGCTTGAGCCTGGCCGGTAAGCCAGAGGTACCCAACGATGACCGGATCGGCTGCGCCGACCAGCATGCCTGGGTCATCGACGGCGCGACAGATTTGGGCCCACCGGGTCTGCTCGGTGAGCGCGGTGGTGCGGCCTGGCTGGCGGCAGCGGCGCAGCGGGCTTTTCACGGGGCATCCGGCGCTTTGCAGCAGGTGTGTGAATCGGTGTTTGTCGCCGTCGCAACCAACTATGCCCAGGCCCAGCGACGCGAACCGGTCGCGGCCTGGGAGCTGCCGCGCGCTGCATTCGCCGCCGTCGCCCTTGAGGGTGCCGAACTGAGCTGTGCCTATATGGGCGATTGTGTCGTGCTGCACCGCAGTGCCCAGGGCATTGGGTTTCTCACCCCCGAGCCGGACCGTGAGGCTGAACGTGCTGAAGCCGCAGCCCTGGGCCCGGGCACCGGAGCATTCGGGGTGCGCACGCCAGCGGTGGTGGCCGACCGCCGGGCTGCCCGTGAGCGACCCAAGGCCGTCTTGAGCATCGATGCGCAGCAAGCCCGAGACGGCACACGCTATGTGCGCAGCGCGGTGTCCGTGGGCGATGAGGTGATTTTGATGAGCGACGGTTTCGCCGCGCTGTTCGATACCTATGACGTCTACGACCCGGCAGGTTTTATCGCGCAGCTCGAGGCGCATGGCTTGGCCGCTCTGGCTCAGACGCTGCGCGCCATAGAACAGGAGGACGCCGCTTGCCTGCGCTATCCGCGCTTCAAGGCCAGTGACGATGCCTCGGCGATCTGGTTGCGGGTCGCCTGA
- a CDS encoding cupin domain-containing protein gives MQPVLIKAVTEAQFSQPAPVAQPVGETIAQASTAGEHNLIGAAAEKGIWQCTPGSFRRGVKQAEYSYIISGEGSFTPDGGAPLAFCAGDTLCFPPDSQGTWEIRQTVRKSYVIFG, from the coding sequence ATGCAACCGGTATTGATCAAGGCGGTAACCGAGGCGCAGTTTTCGCAACCGGCGCCGGTGGCCCAACCCGTAGGCGAAACCATTGCCCAGGCGAGCACAGCAGGTGAGCACAACCTGATTGGCGCTGCGGCCGAAAAGGGTATTTGGCAGTGCACGCCGGGCAGTTTTCGGCGTGGGGTCAAGCAAGCCGAGTACAGCTACATCATCAGCGGGGAGGGGAGCTTTACCCCCGATGGCGGGGCGCCGTTGGCGTTTTGTGCGGGCGATACCCTGTGCTTCCCGCCAGATAGCCAAGGAACATGGGAGATTCGTCAAACTGTGCGCAAGAGTTATGTGATTTTTGGCTGA
- a CDS encoding NAD(P)/FAD-dependent oxidoreductase: MSARPLALPPSLWASTAAPGVHTPPLAEDKQVDVAVVGAGYTGLVTALHLAREGARVCVLDAGEPGWGASGRNGGQVIPGLKHDPDELLRMYGGEQAERLIEVAGTAADEVFELIRHYDIACDATRKGWIQPAATPAAMRAVERRAQQWRSRGVPVEMLDKGSVAQRIGSCDYLGAWVDPRAGSVQPLSYARGLARAAIAEGAQIHGHNRVTGLQRDSRGWTLTTDTRRTVSAERVVLATNGYTDDLWPKLRQTVLAANSFIVATRPLPDALRRTVLPGGEVCSDARRLLLYFKQDAQGRLLLGGRGPFAEPKAASDWNHLRRSVLGLFPHLAGVEFEYQWSGRVALTQDFMPHLHEPAPGLSILLGYNGRGIAMSSALGRHLAQRLLGKAQQFPFPLSPIRPIPFHGLQRLYLGVGIAWYRLLDAVL; this comes from the coding sequence ATGAGTGCTCGACCTTTGGCGCTACCGCCTTCCTTGTGGGCAAGCACGGCCGCACCTGGCGTTCACACCCCGCCGTTGGCCGAAGACAAGCAAGTCGATGTGGCCGTGGTCGGCGCCGGCTACACCGGCCTGGTTACCGCCCTGCACTTGGCGCGCGAGGGGGCGCGGGTCTGTGTGCTGGATGCCGGCGAGCCCGGCTGGGGTGCTTCCGGACGCAACGGCGGGCAAGTGATTCCGGGGCTCAAGCACGACCCCGACGAGTTGCTACGCATGTACGGTGGCGAGCAAGCCGAGCGCTTGATCGAAGTGGCCGGGACTGCCGCCGATGAGGTGTTCGAGCTGATCCGCCACTACGACATTGCCTGCGACGCCACCCGCAAGGGCTGGATCCAGCCAGCGGCAACCCCGGCCGCCATGCGCGCGGTCGAGCGCCGTGCGCAGCAATGGCGCAGCCGCGGGGTGCCGGTGGAGATGCTCGACAAGGGCAGCGTTGCCCAGCGCATCGGCAGCTGTGACTATTTGGGCGCCTGGGTCGACCCGCGTGCCGGTAGCGTGCAGCCGCTGAGCTACGCACGCGGCTTGGCCAGGGCGGCCATCGCCGAAGGCGCGCAGATCCATGGCCACAACCGCGTCACCGGCCTGCAGCGTGACAGCCGTGGCTGGACCCTCACCACCGATACCCGGCGCACGGTCAGCGCCGAGCGCGTGGTGCTGGCCACCAATGGCTATACCGACGATTTGTGGCCAAAGCTGCGTCAGACGGTGCTGGCGGCTAACAGTTTCATCGTTGCCACCCGGCCGCTGCCGGACGCACTGCGGCGCACGGTGCTGCCTGGCGGTGAGGTGTGTTCCGATGCGCGCCGGCTGCTGTTGTATTTCAAGCAGGATGCCCAAGGCCGACTGCTGCTCGGTGGGCGTGGGCCGTTTGCCGAGCCCAAGGCTGCCAGCGACTGGAACCACCTGCGTCGCTCGGTGCTGGGCTTGTTCCCGCATCTGGCCGGGGTCGAGTTCGAATACCAGTGGAGCGGGCGCGTTGCCCTGACCCAGGATTTCATGCCGCACCTGCACGAGCCGGCGCCGGGTCTGAGCATCCTGCTCGGTTACAACGGTCGAGGTATTGCCATGTCGTCCGCACTTGGCCGGCACCTGGCACAGCGACTGCTGGGCAAGGCGCAGCAGTTTCCGTTTCCGCTGTCACCGATCCGACCGATTCCGTTCCATGGCCTGCAGCGTTTGTACCTGGGCGTGGGCATTGCCTGGTATCGCTTGCTCGATGCCGTTCTCTGA
- a CDS encoding amino acid ABC transporter ATP-binding protein yields the protein MISIQSLHKSYGSTRVLEGIDLEVQSGQVVCLIGPSGSGKSTLLRCINGLETYEGGDILVSDERVDRNAKTIHEIRTQVAMVFQRFNLFPHRTALQNVMEGPIYVKKESPEAAREHAKALLEKVGLAHRMEAYPDELSGGQQQRVAIARALAMRPKAILFDEPTSALDPELVGEVLAVMRKLAEEGMTMVVVTHEMGFAREVADKVCFLYGGRIVEEGPAREVLGAPQQPRTQEFLRRLLTTDGGVA from the coding sequence ATGATCAGCATTCAGTCGCTGCACAAAAGCTATGGCAGTACCCGCGTTCTCGAAGGCATCGACCTTGAGGTCCAGAGCGGCCAGGTGGTGTGCTTGATCGGCCCATCGGGCTCGGGCAAGTCGACCCTGCTGCGCTGCATCAATGGCCTGGAAACCTATGAAGGGGGCGACATCCTGGTCAGTGACGAGCGGGTCGATCGCAATGCCAAGACCATCCATGAGATTCGCACCCAGGTGGCGATGGTGTTTCAGCGCTTCAACCTCTTTCCCCATCGCACCGCGCTGCAGAATGTCATGGAAGGGCCGATCTATGTAAAGAAGGAAAGCCCCGAGGCGGCCCGCGAACATGCCAAGGCACTGCTGGAAAAGGTCGGCCTGGCCCATCGCATGGAGGCCTACCCGGATGAGCTGTCGGGCGGCCAGCAGCAGCGTGTGGCCATTGCCCGGGCCTTGGCCATGCGGCCCAAGGCCATTCTGTTCGACGAGCCGACCTCAGCGCTGGATCCGGAGCTGGTCGGCGAAGTGCTGGCGGTGATGCGCAAGCTGGCCGAGGAGGGCATGACCATGGTCGTGGTCACCCATGAAATGGGCTTTGCCCGCGAGGTCGCCGACAAGGTGTGCTTCCTGTATGGCGGGCGAATCGTCGAGGAAGGTCCGGCGCGCGAGGTGCTTGGCGCGCCGCAGCAGCCCCGTACCCAGGAATTCTTGCGACGCCTGCTGACCACTGATGGAGGCGTGGCATGA
- a CDS encoding amino acid ABC transporter permease produces the protein MFFQNALDFLPILLSGAVVTVQVTIASFLLSSLIGLAFALMMVSKVRSVALFAVSVVNIIRGLPIIVQLFYIYFVLPEFGIQLTALQAGIIGLGIAYSAYQAENFRAGIQAIQQGQIEAAESLGMRGPMIMRRVVLPQAFRIALPPYGNTLVMMLKDSSLVSTITVAEMTRAGQLIASSTFENMTVYTLVALLYLALSLPLSYALRRLEARIATRKHA, from the coding sequence ATGTTCTTCCAGAATGCTCTGGACTTCCTGCCCATTCTCTTGAGTGGCGCGGTGGTCACCGTGCAGGTCACGATTGCCTCGTTCCTGCTCAGCTCCCTGATCGGCCTGGCCTTCGCCCTGATGATGGTGTCCAAGGTTCGCTCGGTCGCCCTGTTCGCCGTTTCGGTGGTGAACATCATCCGTGGCCTGCCGATCATCGTGCAGCTGTTCTACATCTACTTCGTGTTGCCGGAATTCGGGATCCAGCTCACTGCCCTGCAGGCCGGCATCATCGGTTTGGGCATCGCCTACTCGGCGTATCAGGCGGAGAACTTTCGCGCAGGTATCCAGGCTATCCAGCAGGGTCAGATCGAGGCGGCAGAGTCGCTGGGCATGCGCGGGCCGATGATCATGCGCCGGGTGGTGCTGCCACAGGCCTTCCGGATTGCCTTGCCGCCGTATGGCAACACCCTGGTGATGATGCTCAAGGACTCATCATTGGTCTCGACCATCACCGTCGCCGAGATGACCCGGGCCGGCCAGCTGATAGCCTCATCGACCTTTGAAAACATGACTGTCTATACCCTGGTGGCGCTGCTCTACCTGGCTTTGAGCCTGCCGCTGTCGTATGCCTTGCGCCGTCTCGAGGCGCGGATCGCCACGAGGAAGCACGCATGA
- a CDS encoding ABC transporter substrate-binding protein yields the protein MYPRLRVFTCALALAASCVTSLVAQAETYKVGATATGVPFTFLDVKSNSIQGMMVDSAQAVAKASGFEVDIAQTTFAALIPSLTAKKIDLISAAMLRTPEREKVVQYSDPVFEYGEGLIVRADDAKAYSHMDDFKGEVVGAQVGTIFLDELNKRGIFKEVRGYDSLADLTRDLALGRIKAGFGDHPILAYQMAQGTLKKVRLVDSYQPQIKGEVCLIMRQGDPQMLARVNQGIASIKADGTLAGIIDKWHLD from the coding sequence ATGTATCCACGCCTTCGTGTGTTCACCTGCGCCCTGGCCCTGGCCGCCAGTTGCGTCACCTCCTTGGTCGCCCAGGCCGAGACGTACAAAGTCGGCGCCACCGCTACCGGTGTGCCGTTCACGTTCCTCGATGTGAAGAGCAACAGTATCCAGGGCATGATGGTCGACTCCGCCCAAGCGGTGGCCAAGGCCTCCGGGTTTGAGGTGGATATCGCCCAGACCACCTTCGCCGCACTGATCCCTTCGCTGACGGCGAAAAAGATCGACCTGATCTCCGCCGCCATGCTGCGTACCCCCGAGCGAGAAAAGGTCGTGCAGTACTCGGATCCGGTGTTCGAGTACGGCGAAGGCCTGATCGTGCGTGCCGACGACGCCAAGGCCTATAGCCACATGGATGATTTCAAAGGCGAAGTGGTAGGCGCTCAGGTCGGCACCATCTTCCTCGACGAGCTCAACAAACGCGGCATTTTCAAGGAGGTGCGCGGCTACGATTCGCTGGCGGACCTGACCCGCGACCTGGCCCTGGGCCGTATCAAGGCCGGCTTTGGCGACCATCCGATCCTCGCCTACCAGATGGCCCAGGGCACCTTGAAAAAAGTCCGTCTGGTCGACAGCTATCAGCCGCAGATCAAAGGTGAAGTGTGCCTGATCATGCGCCAGGGCGATCCGCAGATGCTTGCCCGGGTCAATCAGGGCATCGCCAGCATCAAGGCCGACGGCACCCTGGCCGGCATCATCGACAAGTGGCACCTGGACTGA
- a CDS encoding IclR family transcriptional regulator, whose amino-acid sequence MNDNDNSLFNQSLEKGLAVLRAFNARRRTMNLAEVAEAAGINKSSAQRMIHTLEALGYVSKHPQTKRFQLTPEVMEIGYNYLAADTLVDVANPFLAELAQTTGETTNLTEPVRNDMLYVARFVGPKFIPIHLPIGSRIPMYCTASGRAYLSALDEDEAMAVLRASDLSRHTQYTRTSLEEILGEIAEIRRKGFAINNEELFLGDMAVAAPVRNSQGRPVASVHVVAPTSRWSLEEAERRLAPAAIECARAISTSIRTL is encoded by the coding sequence ATGAACGATAACGACAACAGCCTGTTCAACCAGTCACTGGAAAAAGGCCTGGCGGTGCTGCGCGCCTTCAACGCCCGCCGGCGCACCATGAACCTGGCCGAGGTGGCCGAGGCCGCTGGCATCAACAAAAGCTCGGCGCAGCGCATGATCCATACCCTGGAAGCCTTGGGTTATGTGAGCAAGCATCCGCAGACCAAGCGCTTCCAGCTCACCCCTGAGGTGATGGAAATCGGCTACAACTACCTGGCTGCCGACACCCTGGTGGACGTCGCCAACCCGTTCCTCGCCGAGCTGGCGCAGACCACCGGGGAAACCACCAACCTGACCGAGCCCGTGCGCAACGACATGCTCTACGTAGCGCGTTTCGTCGGGCCTAAGTTCATCCCTATCCATTTGCCGATTGGCAGTCGTATCCCGATGTATTGCACCGCCTCGGGGCGCGCGTACCTGAGCGCGTTGGACGAGGATGAGGCGATGGCCGTGCTGCGCGCCAGCGATCTGTCTCGGCACACCCAGTACACCCGCACATCGCTGGAAGAGATCCTCGGCGAAATTGCCGAGATCCGCCGCAAGGGCTTTGCCATCAACAATGAAGAGTTGTTCTTGGGCGACATGGCAGTTGCCGCCCCGGTGCGCAACAGTCAGGGCCGGCCGGTGGCATCGGTGCATGTGGTCGCACCGACCAGTCGCTGGTCGCTGGAAGAGGCTGAGCGGCGGCTGGCACCTGCGGCAATTGAGTGTGCTCGGGCGATCAGTACATCGATCAGGACGCTGTGA
- a CDS encoding GGDEF domain-containing protein, whose protein sequence is MALDPPTMLTITIALAAAAALYLAVEWRTVRESSLLYWATGFAIISVGSTLALLRSNGFLLIGIWFANGLLITAHFCFLLGVARFTETRLSRAWYLVFITWLVMLLLPEGPLWSKVMLLVQSLLVALPTLRASFLLRPHGMSLSVGAVQLRFVLLGHGLFYLAKMIPPLVPGTLIDLAALRGEIIQVSLVEGAMAIMLIALSMTGTERYRREQQIARLAARDPLTALYNRRALEVRAPRLINEVSAARPGALLLIDIDNFKLVNDLYGHTAGDRLLVGLSEMIRAMLPASALAARLGGDEFVILLGNASPARVHELGSSLREQFLLLTSQSFATPAAVTLSIGANLFDRPPASLAALIEQGDIALYESKRGGRNRIQLDDQTLAAPSAQQG, encoded by the coding sequence ATGGCGCTCGATCCACCTACCATGCTCACTATCACGATCGCCCTGGCCGCCGCTGCGGCGCTGTACCTGGCGGTCGAGTGGCGCACCGTGCGCGAATCTTCCTTGCTTTACTGGGCAACCGGTTTCGCCATCATCAGCGTGGGCAGCACCCTCGCTTTACTGCGCAGCAACGGCTTTTTGCTGATTGGCATCTGGTTTGCCAATGGCCTGTTGATCACTGCGCATTTCTGCTTTTTGCTGGGCGTTGCCCGCTTTACTGAAACCCGTCTGTCGCGGGCTTGGTACCTGGTGTTCATCACGTGGCTGGTGATGCTGCTGCTGCCGGAAGGGCCGCTGTGGTCAAAAGTGATGTTGCTGGTGCAATCGCTGCTGGTTGCGCTGCCGACCCTCAGGGCTAGTTTTCTCCTGCGCCCACATGGCATGTCGTTGAGCGTAGGCGCTGTGCAACTGCGTTTCGTGTTGCTCGGCCACGGCCTGTTTTATCTGGCCAAGATGATCCCGCCGCTGGTGCCCGGGACGTTGATCGACCTGGCCGCTTTGCGCGGCGAAATCATTCAGGTCTCGCTGGTCGAAGGGGCCATGGCGATCATGCTGATCGCGCTGTCGATGACCGGCACCGAGCGCTACCGGCGTGAGCAGCAGATCGCCCGGTTGGCCGCGCGTGACCCGCTGACTGCCCTGTATAACCGGCGCGCCCTGGAAGTGCGGGCGCCGCGCCTGATCAATGAGGTAAGCGCGGCCCGGCCGGGGGCATTGCTGCTGATCGATATCGACAACTTCAAACTGGTCAACGACCTGTATGGCCACACTGCCGGTGACAGGCTGTTGGTCGGGCTGAGCGAAATGATCCGCGCCATGTTGCCTGCCAGTGCGCTGGCCGCGCGCTTGGGCGGCGATGAGTTCGTGATCCTGCTGGGCAATGCTTCGCCTGCGCGGGTTCATGAGCTGGGCAGCAGTCTACGAGAGCAATTCTTGCTGCTCACTTCGCAATCGTTTGCCACCCCAGCGGCTGTCACCTTGAGCATCGGTGCCAACCTTTTCGACCGACCCCCCGCGAGCCTGGCGGCATTGATCGAGCAGGGTGACATTGCCCTGTACGAGTCCAAGCGCGGCGGCCGTAACCGCATTCAACTGGATGACCAAACCTTGGCCGCACCTTCAGCCCAGCAAGGATGA
- a CDS encoding LysR substrate-binding domain-containing protein: MHFDLPDLRLLAAIAATGSLSKAAATFPVAVSAASNRLRLFEQRCGLSLFTRRADGMQLTPVGRLVLEAARGVLGEARKLQDTLHELAGQRRITLHLAASTVTNSTLLPAVLGPFLADYPEVDLQLVEHKSVDVLRVVLADECEIGVYDGNLISDGLVSLPFRTERLVLLVPADHPLAGREQLRLIDALGFAFVCLPGERAMQRFVEELAMNLAMPLKVRVRAPSFEAIAQLVAQHAGIAIVPETAALRAEQELAVRWVALEERWATLELRVCFRGWERLSSHGRQLVSFLAEQ, encoded by the coding sequence ATGCATTTCGATCTTCCCGATCTGCGTTTACTTGCCGCGATTGCCGCTACCGGTAGCTTGAGCAAGGCCGCTGCGACGTTTCCGGTGGCCGTTTCTGCCGCCAGCAATCGCCTGCGCTTGTTCGAGCAACGCTGTGGCTTGAGCCTGTTCACCCGGCGCGCCGACGGTATGCAACTCACCCCAGTCGGCCGGCTGGTATTGGAAGCGGCGCGAGGAGTGCTGGGCGAAGCGCGCAAATTGCAGGACACCCTGCACGAGCTGGCCGGGCAACGGCGCATCACCTTGCACCTGGCCGCTTCCACAGTCACCAACAGCACCTTGTTGCCCGCCGTGCTCGGCCCGTTTCTAGCCGACTATCCAGAAGTCGACCTGCAGTTGGTCGAGCACAAAAGCGTTGACGTATTGCGTGTGGTTCTGGCTGACGAGTGCGAGATCGGCGTCTATGATGGCAATTTGATAAGCGACGGTTTAGTGTCGCTGCCGTTTCGCACCGAGCGCTTGGTCTTGCTGGTCCCGGCCGACCACCCCCTGGCCGGGCGGGAGCAGCTGCGGCTGATTGACGCGCTGGGCTTTGCATTTGTGTGTTTGCCGGGCGAGCGGGCGATGCAGCGTTTCGTCGAAGAGCTGGCGATGAACCTGGCGATGCCGCTGAAAGTGCGCGTTCGCGCGCCAAGCTTTGAAGCCATCGCCCAATTGGTCGCCCAGCACGCAGGCATCGCCATTGTCCCGGAAACTGCGGCGTTGCGCGCCGAGCAAGAGCTGGCGGTGCGCTGGGTCGCGCTGGAGGAACGCTGGGCGACCCTGGAACTGCGCGTGTGCTTTCGTGGCTGGGAGCGGCTCAGTTCACATGGTCGGCAACTGGTGAGTTTTCTCGCTGAGCAGTAA
- a CDS encoding DMT family transporter has translation MTFLRTLLTRQIHSGSLFAVLAALGFSFKAIFVKLAYAAGPVDAISLLAMRMAMALPLFVWLVWFSGRQSPTRLTPADGLRVILLGLLGYYLSSLFDFYGLQYISAGLERLILFTYPTLVLIFQAIALRERPTTRTLAAMGLCYLGLGIAFVHDVSISGVGQQVILGSLWVFASAVTYALYYSGTGIVLKRMGSMRMAGLCGTASSLMVLVHYLLVADINQLWQLPAAVWLNAGLMAIFSTVLPIYWVALAIQRMGPTQTAAVGNLGPVLTVLASWAILSEEISTYQVLGLALVLFGVTRLKPAAKKTDLPAAKEAAA, from the coding sequence ATGACCTTTTTGCGCACCCTGCTCACGCGCCAGATCCACAGCGGCAGTTTGTTTGCCGTACTGGCGGCCTTGGGTTTCAGCTTCAAAGCCATCTTCGTCAAACTCGCCTATGCGGCCGGGCCGGTCGATGCGATCAGCCTGCTGGCCATGCGCATGGCCATGGCGTTGCCGTTGTTCGTCTGGCTGGTGTGGTTCAGCGGCCGGCAATCCCCCACTCGGCTGACGCCCGCTGACGGCTTGCGCGTGATCCTGCTGGGGCTGCTGGGTTACTACCTGTCCAGCCTGTTCGACTTCTACGGGCTGCAATACATCAGCGCAGGGTTGGAGCGCCTGATCTTGTTCACCTACCCAACCCTTGTGCTGATCTTCCAGGCCATCGCCCTGCGCGAACGACCCACCACCCGCACCCTGGCGGCAATGGGCCTGTGCTATCTGGGCCTGGGCATCGCCTTCGTGCATGACGTGAGCATCTCTGGCGTTGGCCAGCAAGTGATTCTCGGCTCGCTGTGGGTGTTTGCCAGTGCAGTTACCTACGCCCTGTACTACTCCGGCACCGGCATTGTGCTCAAACGCATGGGTTCGATGCGCATGGCGGGCTTGTGCGGTACGGCCTCGTCGCTGATGGTGTTGGTTCACTACTTGTTGGTGGCGGACATCAATCAGCTATGGCAGCTACCTGCGGCGGTGTGGCTCAACGCGGGACTGATGGCGATCTTTTCCACGGTGCTGCCGATCTACTGGGTGGCCCTGGCGATTCAGCGCATGGGCCCCACGCAAACGGCGGCGGTGGGCAATCTAGGCCCTGTGCTGACAGTGCTGGCGTCGTGGGCGATTCTCAGCGAAGAGATCTCGACGTATCAGGTGCTAGGGCTGGCGTTGGTGTTGTTCGGGGTGACGCGCTTGAAACCCGCGGCCAAGAAAACCGACCTGCCCGCTGCCAAGGAGGCGGCTGCCTGA
- a CDS encoding HvfC family RiPP maturation protein: protein MGEPLRDQQFTLSRYLRDPEHNPPPPGIEARRLKVYRELFYNSLEGLLAGSFPVMRQTLGDVRWHARVRDFYASYRSQTPLFTEISEAFIDYLQGIEADAPWQLELAHYEWIEAQLYLSDAEDPPHLPGGDLLEGEPLLSCLARVLAYRWPVELIGPDYQPQSAPQAPTLLLVYRDADLQVHFARLAPMAYQLLAGLSGTGRQRLQALGDENVQRQGLAMLEGMREQGIIVGTR from the coding sequence ATGGGCGAGCCGTTGCGTGACCAGCAATTCACCCTGTCCCGATATCTGCGTGACCCCGAGCACAATCCACCGCCACCGGGTATCGAAGCACGGCGCCTGAAGGTCTACCGGGAGCTGTTCTACAACAGCCTCGAAGGCCTGCTGGCGGGAAGTTTCCCGGTCATGCGCCAGACCCTCGGTGACGTCCGATGGCACGCCAGGGTGCGCGACTTCTATGCCAGTTACCGAAGCCAGACGCCATTGTTCACGGAAATTTCCGAGGCGTTCATCGACTACCTGCAGGGCATCGAAGCGGACGCGCCGTGGCAGCTTGAGCTCGCCCACTACGAGTGGATCGAGGCGCAGTTGTACCTGAGTGATGCCGAGGATCCGCCCCATCTGCCTGGCGGCGATCTACTCGAAGGCGAGCCATTGCTGTCATGCCTGGCGCGCGTGCTTGCCTATCGCTGGCCGGTCGAGCTGATCGGCCCCGATTACCAGCCCCAAAGCGCCCCCCAAGCGCCTACCTTGTTGCTGGTGTACCGCGATGCCGATCTACAGGTGCATTTCGCCCGCCTGGCACCGATGGCCTATCAGTTGCTCGCAGGCCTTAGCGGAACGGGCCGCCAGCGCTTGCAGGCGCTGGGCGATGAAAACGTTCAACGCCAAGGCCTGGCGATGCTGGAAGGCATGCGCGAGCAGGGGATCATCGTCGGGACGCGCTGA